CCCTCCACGCGATCGCGCGCTACGAGCGCGACCACGGGCTCCCGCCGAACGCGATCAACCGCGCGGTGGTGGCCGCGGGCGAGCGCGGCGCCTGGGCGCGGCTCGAGCGGGGCGAGCTGACCGTCGAGCGCTTCCTCGGGCCCTTCGAGGCCGACTGCCGCGCCCACGGCGTCGCCGTGAGCGGCGACCGGCTCATGGCCTACATCGCGTCGGCGGGCGTGGCGCGGCCGCAGATGCTGCGCGCGGTCCGCCGCATCCGCGAGCGCGGCCTGCGGGTGGGCGCCCTC
Above is a genomic segment from Candidatus Methylomirabilota bacterium containing:
- a CDS encoding HAD family phosphatase codes for the protein LHAIARYERDHGLPPNAINRAVVAAGERGAWARLERGELTVERFLGPFEADCRAHGVAVSGDRLMAYIASAGVARPQMLRAVRRIRERGLRVGALTNNWATETPRPPSPLRELFDAFIESRAVGMRKPDPRIYRLVCEELGVEPARTAFLDDIGANLKTARALGMTTIKVVGPDAALRELGTLLGFDLLA